TCCAGAGCTGCATACGAAAAGCCAGTGATACTCCAAGAGAAGTAAGCATAAGTGGTATAGATTTCGCTACAGTTTCTGAAATCCCATAAGTTGAACCAAAAGCACCAGAAAATATTTGGGAACATACATCTATAGGATCATTTCCAGTAATAGCAATGATAATAGCTGAAAATGCAATTCCACCAATTACAGATATAATAGAAACCATTACCTTTTTCATCATAGAACAGGAGTCCGTTTTTTTTAGTTTCCATCCTTTAAACACGTCAATCACTGTAATTCTCCTTTCTACTTCCAGACATCATTAGTCCAATAGATTCCATAGTGACCTCAGATGAATCTACTATTCCCATAATAGAGCCCTCATGCAAGACACATATTCTATCTGAAAGCTGTATTAAATCTTCCAGTTCTTCGGAAATGAGAAGAATTGCCCTACCTTTATTTCTTTCATCTATTAAAAGCTTTTTTATATATTCCGAGGCACCTATATCAAGTCCTCTAAAAGGGTATGCCAAAACAATAAGATTTGGATCTGACTGTATTTCTCTAGCTAAAAGAAGTTTTTGCATATTTCCCCCTGACATAGTTTTCACAGGAGTATTCAAAGAAGCTATCTTGATATGAAATTTTTTTATTATATTAACTGTGTTATCATACACTTTTCTCCAGTTAATATGATATCCTGGCATCTTTCGATAATTTTCAAGTATCATGTTTTCGCAAGCATTCATGTCAGCTACAAGACCTACAGTCATCCTATCTTCTGGTACATAACTTATTCCCTTATCTATAAATTTTCTTCTACTTTCATTTATACAATTTGCTTCATTTAAAAATATGTTTCCTTTTTTTATTGGTGTCAAACCTGAAATAACTTCTGCTAGTTCCTTCTGACCATTGTCATCAATACCTGCAACTCCAAATATTTCTCCTTCATGTACGCTAAATGATATATTTCTTAGTTTTACAGATCCACTTTTATCTTCTGAACACACATCTTTCAATTCCAAAATTTTCTTTCCATTTGATACTGTTCTTTTACTAGAAATATGTACTATATTTTCGCCTACCATCATTTTCGCCATATCTTTTTCTTCAACATCTTTTGTATTAAAAGTACCCATGGATTTTCCATCACGCAGCACTGTAATTCTATTAGTATTTTCCATTACTTCTCTCATTTTATGTGATATCACTATAATGGATTTTCCCTTTTTAGCTAAAATACCTAGTGTTTTATAAAGTACTTCCCCTTCCTTAGGGGTAAGTACTGCTGTAGGTTCATCCATTATAAGTATTTTTGCACCATACATAAGTACTTTTACAATCTCAACCTTTTGTTGTTCTCCTACTGTAAGTTGCCATATTTTAGCTTTAGGATTTACATAAAGTCCATATTCTTGAGCACTTTTTTCAATTTCATCTTCAATATGTTTTTTATTATAAATTTGTTTTAAATTTCTAAGTCCTAACATTATGTTTTCTGCCACAGTAAAAGCTCTTACTAACTTAAAATGCTGATGCACCATACCTATGCCACAAGCTATGGCATCTTTAGGAGAGTTGAATTCAACATTTTTCCCATTTATCTCTATTTCACCGCTATCTGGTTTATATAGACCCGTTAATATATTCATAAGGGTGCTTTTGCCTGCTCCATTCTCACCTAAAAGAGCATGAATTTCTCCAGCATTTAATGAGAATGAGATTTTATCATTAACTGCTATTCCTGAAAACTCTTTTGAAATATTAGTCATTTCAACTATAGGTTGTTTCTCCATGTTATCACTCCCAACCTTTAAAGTTTACATACCGACTCATTTAAAAGTCGGTATGTAAACATAATCTATTCTATTTAGAAATTGTTCCTTCAACGCCCTTTACAAACCAGTTAATAGAAAGCATTTGCTCATCAGTAAGTTTCTGTCCTTTAGCAACCTTTAAGTTACCAGCTTGATCATATATTGGCCCTTCAAATACATTTAACTTATTATCTATAATGTTCTGCCTCTGTTTTGAAATAAGTGTTTTTACATCATCTTTTACCATTGGACCAAAAGGACCTATATCAACTATTGAACCATCCTTAATTCCACCCCAGTATTGTCCAGATTTCCAGGTACCATTAGCTACAGCTTTAACAGTCTTGACATAATAAGGTCCCCAATTCCATATTGATCCTCCAAGTACTGCCTTTGGAGCTTTTGACCTCATATCAGAACTAAAACCAATTCCATATACCCCTCTTTCCTGGGCAGCCTGCATTACAGTAGTAGAATCAAGATGCATTGCAAGTACATCGGCCCCTGCATCTATCAAACTATTAGTTGCAGTTTTTTCAGTAGCAGGATCACTCCATGAATTAGTATAAACTACTTTAACTTTTACCTTTGGATTTACTGATTGTGCTCCCAAAGTAAAGGCATCAATATTCCTTACAATTTCAGGTATTGAAAATGGAGCCACAAATCCAATTACATTACTCTTTGTATTCTTACCTGCAAGAATACCCGCAAGATATCTTCCCTCATAATCACGTCCAGCATATGTTCCTAGATTGTTTGACGTTTTGTATCCAGTACAATGCATGAAAACTACATTTGGAAATTTTTTTGCTACATTAACCATATAATCCATGTATCCATAAGTTGTTCCAAATATAACTTTGTTACCTTTTTGGGCAAGCTGCGTAAATACTTTCTCTGAGTCTGCTGTTTCAGGTACATTGTCCACATATGTTACTTCTGCATTTGGCATATTAGCAGCTAGATACTTTCTTCCTTGATCCTGAGCATAATTCCATCCAGTATCTCCTATAGGCCCTTCATAAACAAAAGCTACTTTAATCTTTTTATTGTCAGAAGTTGCTTTTTTGTTACTCTGACATCCTACTATCATAGTGGATAGTACAAAAGTAGTACATAATAAAATTAAACTAACCTTCCTTATTTTCTTCATAATACTTTCCCCCTATTTTAATGTTAGTATAAAATTTTTACATTATTTACTTAATTTCTATATTTTTTATGCCATCAAAAATATAGATTATAACCTTTATTTAATATGAAAATAAGGCCAAGCTTTATTTAATCTAATAAAGATTGACCTTATTTTCATGTACTCAGTCAATTAGTATCTTCGTTTTAATAAAAAGTGGATACATTTACATGATTTTATAATATTCTTTTTTGGCTTTTTCGTCAACATATAGTGAAATAATTCTCAAACTATTTTACTATAGCTGAACTGACTATACTCTTAAAGTTTTCTATCTTTAAACCAAATCTCCCAATAAACAATCCGTCAATATCTTTTTGTTTCATGAGCAATTTAGAACTTTCAGGACTAACAGACCCTCCATATATAATTCTTATAGAATTTCCAACTTCCTCTCCATATTCATTTATTATAAGATTTCTCATAAATTCATGCATATTTTGAACATACTCCGGACTTGCCGCCTGCTGCTTTCCTATTGCCCAGACCGGCTCATAAGCTAGTATGACTTTTTTCATTTCCTCTCTGCTTAAACCGTCCAGAGCCCATAATATTTGAGTTTTTAACCTTATATTTTGAAATTCACTGTCTAGATCATCTTGGGTTTCCCCGATGCAAACTATAGGTACAAAGCCATATTTAAAACTAAGCTTTACTTTTTTATTCACTATTTCATCTGTTTCATTAAAAAACTTTCTTCGCTCAGCATGTCCAATTTCTGTATACTGGCATTTTAAATCCTTTAATACTTGAGGTGGTACTTCCCCTGTATAAGCTCCTTTTTCTGCAAAACACATATTTTGAGCTCCCCATCCAATCTTGCTTCCTTCTAAAATATCTTTTAGAAAGCTTATCATTGGAAATGTAGGTAATATAAATATTTCTACCGAATCCATATTTCCTAAATTATCTTTTATCTGTTTGGCTAAATCCACACCATCTTTTATGGAATTGACATGCATTTTCCAGCTTGTTCCTATAATCTTTTTTCTCATACAAATTACCTCCAAATTTACTACACACAGCTTCTACTCTTTGTCTTACATTCCTCTTCATAAAAAATTCTATTTACAATTTTAATTGCAGTTGTATCATCTCCTGTAAGTCCTCCCTTACCTACCACAGTCATTCCATTAAATTTGCTTCCTATTAATCTTCCCAAATCCGATTGTGGAATAACATAGTCAATAAGTTCTATTCCATCCACTCCAAGTGAAGCACAAACATACACCATAACATCTCCACCTGTCATATAAAGACCTACTATCTTTTCTTTCATTTTATCAAGAATTCTTCGTGTAATTTCTCCTATTCCCAAATTTATGTTATCCGCAGCTTCTTCAGAGGATATTCCGTACTTTTTACCTTCTTCCTTTAAATTAAGGACATCACCGCTTAAAGCTGTCTCTAACATTATTACCCTAGGTATATTACTTTCATTTAAAATATTTACAACCTTTTCACTTACCCTTTTTATTTCCAAATCTGAAACCTTTCCACCGCCTAATAAAAGTGGTGCTTTTACTGAAACCTGACAGGTACCAGGAACATCCCTAAGCACTTTCATTTGTGAAACAGTAACTGATGATGCACTTCCTGCTGCAACTAAAACTGTGCCATTACCATAAAATTCATTATCTTTTGTTTCCATTTTAACAGATTTCTTTATTACATTGGGATTAAATTTTTTAGCTCTAGCAAGTTGTTCTGTAAAGGGACCCGGGTCAACTGCAAGTACATTCCAATCAAGTTCTGTAACAGCGCAAGCTGCCATACTTACATCTTCTAAAGAAATTGCATCAACTAATAAAACTTCTGCTCCTTTATTTCTACTTTCAGTTAGTACTTTTTTAAGATTTTCTTTTCCTTTAAGCAATTCATCTAAGCCTACATGGCTTACTTTTCTCTTAGTTTGCTTAGCTATAAGCCTTGGAACATACGAATCTGTTACAGGAGTTCTAACATCTTTTGCTACTGGAGTTTTAGATAATGGTACCCCATTAATTATAGAATATCCTCCAACCATAATACGATTTGATTGGGGCATAGAAGGAATCATGACTGCAACAGTATCTGATCCTAATTCATCAAGCATAGCATCAATTTCAGTGCCTATATTTCCACGTAAAGTAGTATCTATTCTTTTAGAAAATTGCCTAATACCCATACGTTTCAAATTTAAAGTAGCAATTTTTACTTTTTCCTTAGCTTTTTCTTTAGTTATACCACGACTATTAGTACTTACAATAATTGCTTCATGGTTTAAATTACAATTATCTGACATCGAACAATTTTCGTTAAAAAGCGCAGCAGTAGTAATTCCTGATCTTGCAAGCAATACTCCAACAGTGGTAGCACCTGTCAAATCATCAGCTACAGCACCTATAATTGCCATTTCCTTCACTCCCCTTTGTGTAACACTGATACAAATAATTTTGTAACATTTAATAAATTGCAAGTCTAATTTTGAACAGGTTCATCTAATGTTAATATTATTAAGAAAGCTGCAAACAGAAGTACTGCAAAATATACGAAAGCTAAATTGTAGTTGCCAAATATGTCAAGCAGAACTCCTATAATCATTGGTGCAAAGAATCCACCTAGGTTACCACCACTATTAACTACTGAAATAGCAACAGAATAAGTTTCTCCTGACGTCAATCCCATTAAGTATGACGTAAATGCTGGCCACCCTATGTTTAAACATAATCCAGTTATACATAAGCATAAAGATACCAAAGTTACATTTTCAGGTAAATTAATAAGTACAATCATCATTACTGCTGTAGTTAAAGCTGTTATAAGCATAGTTGGCTTACGTCTTTTTAAGAATAATCTATCTGAAATAACTCCACCTAGAAGTGCTCCAATAAGTCCTCCAACACTAGGGGCAGAAGCAACAAATCCCATCTTTATAAATGAATAATGTTTAGCAACAACTAAATATGATGGAATCCAGGTTAACATTCCATATAATACATTATTCATACAAAAATAAGCTAATGTATCTCCCCATATATTCCACGATTTAAATACTTTCTTACTAGTATCTACTTTATTTACCTTCCTATATTTAATAAACTTGTCAATCCATCCTAAGGATCTATCTTTATATACTGAAGTAGCTTCTGTTTGTGAAACTTCACCTTGACGAATATATTGAAGTTCAGATTTAGATACAAACTTATCTTCTTCAGGTTTTGTCCTTACTACAAAATACCATATAGCAGCCATGAATAATCCAGGAATTGCAAACCAGAAAAATATACTTCTCCAACCATAATTTGTAGCAATCCAAACAGCAATAGTTGGTACTAAAATTGGGGCAAGTTGTGTAGATGCAATATATATACCTGTAGCTGTAGCCTTTTCTTTTGCTGGAAACCAGTTATTAATAGTAGATGTCATACCTACTGGAGCGGGTCCTTCTGCTAAGCCTAATCCTAAACGATACAATATTAAATGCACTGTATTTGAAACTGTACCAAGTAGATAAGTAAATCCTGAAAATCCTACAATAGCTGCAGAAACAATTCCTCTTGTTCCACGTTTTTTAATTGCAAAACCAGCTGGGATTTGAGAAAAAGCATATCCTAAGAAAAAGAAACTTGATATAGCTCCAGATACAAAATTGTTAATATGAAATTCCTTTTTTATGAAAGGTAATGCTATACCTATGTTGGATCTATCTGCCATATTGATAAAATAACTAACAAAAATAATAAATAGAATTATCCATCTATAATTAGTCCTTTTTTGAGAGTTCAGGGTATTATCAACCATATTCTGATTTTGATTCATTATTTCCCCTCCTTAAATTTATATATTTTTGAATGTTGAATGTAAATATAAATGAGTTATAATATATATTGAATGTACATTATTTATATATAATTTCACCTTTTGCTTGATTTATTTTTGGCGTATACATCAAACAAAGGGTGCTAATTATTTTGTGATTTAAAACGTATACATATTATTTTAAAACAAATTAAAAACCTCTACATAAATATTATGCAAGTTTTAACTTTTATAATATTTAAGCGTTCTTCATCATTTTACTATATTCAGCTGCTAATCTAGTAGATTCCATCATACTTACATGACCCGCTATTCCTTTTCCTGCAATATCAAAAGCAGTACCATGATCAACTGAACTTCTGATAAATGGAAGTCCTAATGTAAGGGTAATAGATTTTTCAAAGTCTAATGTCTTACAAGCTATATGTCCCTGATCATGATAAAGAGATAAAATTGCATCATATCTTCCAAGTAAGCCTAAATGAAATACTGAGTCAGCAGGTACTGGACCTACCGCATTTATTCCCATTTCTTTAGCTGCTTCTACTGCTGGAATCAATTGTTCTCCTTCCTCCGTTCCAAACAATCCATTATCTGAACCATGAGGATTTAATGCTGCTACAGCAATCTTAGGATTTTTAAGTTTTAATTTTTTCAATTCCTTATCAATGTTAACAACAAACTCTAAAACCTTCTCTTTTGAAGCATAGTCACAAGCATCCCTAAGTGCAATATGACGACTTACAAAAAATACTCTTAGGTTACGTACTGAAAACATAGTAAGTGCATACTCTGAATTAGTAAGTCCTTGATATATTTCTGTCTGGCCTATGTATTTTACTCCAGCTATTCTTATTGCCTCTTTATTAATAGGAGCTGTGGAAACAGCATCAATTTCCTTATTTAATCCAAGTTCAATAGATTTTTTAATGTAAGCATAAGACATTTCTCCAGCTTTAGCTTGGACTTTACCTAACTCTATAGAGTCACAATCACAATTTTCAGGTTCTAAAACATCCATCGTTCCCAATTCATATAATGCTTCTTTAGGAGATGTAATTTTATTAATTTTTGTTTTTATTCCAAGAATAGAAACAATTTTTTCAATTATTTTAACAGTTCCAATTACAAAAGGTTTACAAGTATTATATATTTCTTCTTCTTGTAATGTTTTAACTACAATCTCCGGTCCTACTCCTGCTGGATCTCCCATGGTTATAGCTACAACAGGCTTCTCTTGTTCTGAACTCATTATAATCGCTTCCTTTCATTTATTTATCTTTATAGTATCATCTATAGGGCTAGTTTCCAAATATATAATCACCTTTTATATTTTATTTATATATATATATATTAGCATTTACTTTTGTTTTCTTTTATTTTCTTTTATTTTTATCTAATTTAAGATACTAAAAGCTTAATAAATTCATAATGTTGTACATTTATTTTATTGTATATCTTTATTTATTCTAAAAGATAACGCCTTCTAAGTTATGAATCACTAGGAAATCTGTTAATAAATATCAGGTGAAATTGAAACTCCATCTGATGTCAAAAAAACTGTTTATCATATTTTATCGAAATGTATAAAATAGCAATTAAATGAAAACAAACAAAAACAAATGAAAAATAAACTACTAATGAAATAAATAAGTATAATGGTTGAATGGTACATTTGGAGAGAAATCTTTTAAATGATACTATAATCATAAATATTAGATATTTACTCATTGTATAAATAGTAAAATTGCAGAAAGGATTTGATTTATTATGAAAATTGCTATAGGCTGTGATCAAAATGGATATGCTTTGAAATTAGAGTTAATAAAATTTTTAAAAGAAAAAAATATTGAACATATAGACTTTGGATGTGGTGAAGGTGAAACAATATACTACCCTAAAGTAGCTTTAAAAGTAAGCGAAGAAGTAGCAAAAGGAAACTTTGATAGAGGTATATTAATTTGTGGAACTGGTATAGGAATGGCAATAACAGCTAATAAGGTTCCTGGGATAAGGGCTGCAGTATGCCATGATATCTACTCTGCTGAAAGAGCTCAAAAAAGTAATAATGCACAAATTGCTACATTCGGTGCAGAAGTAATAGGTCCTTCTCTTGCTAAATACCTGTTAAATATATGGCTCAACTGTGAATTTAAAGATGGAAGATCAACTCCAAAAGTTGAATTAATCAATGAAATAGATGAGAATTTTAGAAAGAAAATATGATCAATTTGTGGTAGAATAATTGTGTAAATCATAATTTTATATAAATATAACAGGAGGTAATAAGTATGAAATTATTTATAGATACCGCTAATGTAGAAGAAATAAGAAAAGCCAATGAAATGGGTGTAATTTGCGGAGTTACTACTAATCCTTCTTTAATTGCAAAAGAAGGTAGAGACTTTAAGGAAGTAGTAAAAGAAATAACTACTATTGTAGACGGCCCAATAAGCGCTGAAGTAATAAGCTTAGAATCTGAAAAAATGGTAGAAGAAGCAAGAGAACTTGTAAAAATACACAAAAATATAGTAATAAAAATTCCTATGACTATAGAAGGCTTAAAAGCCGTAAAAGTTCTTTCAAAAGAAAATATAAAAACTAATGTAACATTGATATTTTCACCAGGACAAGCTCTTTTAGCTGCAAGAGCTGGTGCAACTTATGTAAGTCCTTTTTTAGGAAGGCTAGATGATATTGGAATGAACGGAATTGAATTAGTTGAACAAATATCTGCTATTTTTAAAATTCATGATATAAAAACAGAAATTATATCAGCCAGCATTAGAGGTCCTCTTCACGTTATAAATGCTGCAAAAGCAGGATCAGATATCGCTACAGTCCCATATAAAGTATTAATACAAATGACTAAACATCCATTAACCGATATAGGAATTCAAAGATTTTTAGATGATTGGAAAACAGTACCTAATAAATAATATATTTAAAATTAATAGTTAATGTACATTTTTTGCGACAGCTAAAAATCATCTTTCATTATTAATTTTTAACTTGTGAAGCTTTGCTTCGCAAGTTTTTTATTAAGTCAAAATTTTATATGTTCAAAAGTTGAATTATAAATAAAAAATTAAGCCGTAAATAAATACAGCTCAATTTTTTATTCATCTTCTTTTGGAGCTACTATCACATTTATACCGTATTTTCTATATTTATCAAGCACATTCGTTGGTGAATTAAAATCAGTAATTATAGTATCTAGTTTTTTCGAATCTGCAAAACTAGAAATTGAACTAACTTCCAACTTTGAAGAGTCTAATAAAGCTACAACTTTTTTACTCCTAGATATAAGAAACTTTTTAAGTTCCCCTTCATATATATTAAATTCTGTAAGTCCCTCTTCTAAAGTAAATCCTCTCGCAGATACAAAAGCTACATCTGCATTTATCTGGGAAATTAAATTCTTACCTAAAAGACCTTCTAGTGCACCAGATTTTGGTCTAACCACTCCTCCAACAAGAATTACGTTTATGTTGTTATTATCTTTAAGTTCTAACGCAGTATATATTCCACTAGTTATCACTGTAATTCTAAGATCAGTCTTGTTTAAATACTTGGCAAGGGAAATAGCTGTTGAACTGGCATCTATTATTAGACACTGCCCATTTTTTATAAAATCACAAGCACTCTTACCAATAGCATTTTTTTCAATTTGATTTTTGCTTTTTCTACTAGGGAAACTTAGATCCCTCTGTATAGCCTCAGGTAATATGGCCCCTCCATGAATTCTCTTTATAAGGCCATCCTTTTCTAACTTGTTTAAATCATTTCTTATAGTACATGCAGAAACATCTATTAACCTACTTAAATCCTGGGTAGTTACTTTTTTATTCTTATACAATAAATCCAATATTTTATTGTGTCTTTCAAAAGCAAGCATTAATTAGCCTTCTTTCCTTATTTACTAAATCAATTTTAACTTTAATATCTATATACAAAGCTATTTTATAATAAAATACGATGTATCTTACAAACCCCCATAGTACTAATTTATCATAATATATGAAAGTAATAAAATTTTAAATATAACTATTTATTATTATTTTTATAACATATATCGAATTTTTATTTATTTATTTTTATTTTCACTTATTTTCAGTATTTATCATTTTATAGTTAAAAAATCCTCTTATAATACTATACTAAATATACTCTATAAGCTATATTATAACATTTGATATAATTTGACATCAACGAAAAATACGTATATTATAATTATTAATATGATTTACGAATATTTAGAATTTATATAAAACAAGGGGTGAAAATTATGAATAATGCGTCACAATTTCATAAAGAGGGATTTAATTGCGCAGAATCTATAATCAAGGCTTTTAACAGAGACAACAATTTAAACATTCCTGTCTCAATTGCAAGTCCATTTGGGCTTGGTATGGCCGTACAAAGTACTTGCGGTGCTGTTACTGGAGCACTTATGGCTATGGGTTCCGTAAAAGGAAGAAACGAATCTTCTGTACAAAATGAATCTAGAAAGATTGCAAAAGAAATAATGAACAAAGTAACAGAAAAGTATGGAACTTTTGAATGCTCTAAATTAAAACAAAAAGGTGTATCTTGTGATGAGATAATAGATTATACTTATGAAATTCTCAAAGATTATGCAAAATAATAGTAATTAATAACTACTTTAATACATTATAACTTATTAAAAGTTTGTACTATCAGTAAAACATATACTGATAGTACAAACTTTTAATTATGTTTAAAAGCTTTTTTAATCTGTTACTTACTCACACTTCTTTACCATATCAGCAATGGAATAATCTGATGAGTTTGTTATTGCCTTCACATTTCTTTGAAATCGTTCATATCTAAAACAACAGTAATCAAGAAAATCATCTCCGCTGTAGTGTCTAATCATAGCCCATACCATCCAAAGTAAAT
The genomic region above belongs to Clostridium sp. AWRP and contains:
- a CDS encoding ABC transporter ATP-binding protein is translated as MEKQPIVEMTNISKEFSGIAVNDKISFSLNAGEIHALLGENGAGKSTLMNILTGLYKPDSGEIEINGKNVEFNSPKDAIACGIGMVHQHFKLVRAFTVAENIMLGLRNLKQIYNKKHIEDEIEKSAQEYGLYVNPKAKIWQLTVGEQQKVEIVKVLMYGAKILIMDEPTAVLTPKEGEVLYKTLGILAKKGKSIIVISHKMREVMENTNRITVLRDGKSMGTFNTKDVEEKDMAKMMVGENIVHISSKRTVSNGKKILELKDVCSEDKSGSVKLRNISFSVHEGEIFGVAGIDDNGQKELAEVISGLTPIKKGNIFLNEANCINESRRKFIDKGISYVPEDRMTVGLVADMNACENMILENYRKMPGYHINWRKVYDNTVNIIKKFHIKIASLNTPVKTMSGGNMQKLLLAREIQSDPNLIVLAYPFRGLDIGASEYIKKLLIDERNKGRAILLISEELEDLIQLSDRICVLHEGSIMGIVDSSEVTMESIGLMMSGSRKENYSD
- a CDS encoding BMP family ABC transporter substrate-binding protein encodes the protein MKKIRKVSLILLCTTFVLSTMIVGCQSNKKATSDNKKIKVAFVYEGPIGDTGWNYAQDQGRKYLAANMPNAEVTYVDNVPETADSEKVFTQLAQKGNKVIFGTTYGYMDYMVNVAKKFPNVVFMHCTGYKTSNNLGTYAGRDYEGRYLAGILAGKNTKSNVIGFVAPFSIPEIVRNIDAFTLGAQSVNPKVKVKVVYTNSWSDPATEKTATNSLIDAGADVLAMHLDSTTVMQAAQERGVYGIGFSSDMRSKAPKAVLGGSIWNWGPYYVKTVKAVANGTWKSGQYWGGIKDGSIVDIGPFGPMVKDDVKTLISKQRQNIIDNKLNVFEGPIYDQAGNLKVAKGQKLTDEQMLSINWFVKGVEGTISK
- the tpiA gene encoding triose-phosphate isomerase gives rise to the protein MRKKIIGTSWKMHVNSIKDGVDLAKQIKDNLGNMDSVEIFILPTFPMISFLKDILEGSKIGWGAQNMCFAEKGAYTGEVPPQVLKDLKCQYTEIGHAERRKFFNETDEIVNKKVKLSFKYGFVPIVCIGETQDDLDSEFQNIRLKTQILWALDGLSREEMKKVILAYEPVWAIGKQQAASPEYVQNMHEFMRNLIINEYGEEVGNSIRIIYGGSVSPESSKLLMKQKDIDGLFIGRFGLKIENFKSIVSSAIVK
- a CDS encoding four-carbon acid sugar kinase family protein, yielding MAIIGAVADDLTGATTVGVLLARSGITTAALFNENCSMSDNCNLNHEAIIVSTNSRGITKEKAKEKVKIATLNLKRMGIRQFSKRIDTTLRGNIGTEIDAMLDELGSDTVAVMIPSMPQSNRIMVGGYSIINGVPLSKTPVAKDVRTPVTDSYVPRLIAKQTKRKVSHVGLDELLKGKENLKKVLTESRNKGAEVLLVDAISLEDVSMAACAVTELDWNVLAVDPGPFTEQLARAKKFNPNVIKKSVKMETKDNEFYGNGTVLVAAGSASSVTVSQMKVLRDVPGTCQVSVKAPLLLGGGKVSDLEIKRVSEKVVNILNESNIPRVIMLETALSGDVLNLKEEGKKYGISSEEAADNINLGIGEITRRILDKMKEKIVGLYMTGGDVMVYVCASLGVDGIELIDYVIPQSDLGRLIGSKFNGMTVVGKGGLTGDDTTAIKIVNRIFYEEECKTKSRSCV
- a CDS encoding MFS transporter, giving the protein MNQNQNMVDNTLNSQKRTNYRWIILFIIFVSYFINMADRSNIGIALPFIKKEFHINNFVSGAISSFFFLGYAFSQIPAGFAIKKRGTRGIVSAAIVGFSGFTYLLGTVSNTVHLILYRLGLGLAEGPAPVGMTSTINNWFPAKEKATATGIYIASTQLAPILVPTIAVWIATNYGWRSIFFWFAIPGLFMAAIWYFVVRTKPEEDKFVSKSELQYIRQGEVSQTEATSVYKDRSLGWIDKFIKYRKVNKVDTSKKVFKSWNIWGDTLAYFCMNNVLYGMLTWIPSYLVVAKHYSFIKMGFVASAPSVGGLIGALLGGVISDRLFLKRRKPTMLITALTTAVMMIVLINLPENVTLVSLCLCITGLCLNIGWPAFTSYLMGLTSGETYSVAISVVNSGGNLGGFFAPMIIGVLLDIFGNYNLAFVYFAVLLFAAFLIILTLDEPVQN
- the pdxA gene encoding 4-hydroxythreonine-4-phosphate dehydrogenase PdxA; amino-acid sequence: MSSEQEKPVVAITMGDPAGVGPEIVVKTLQEEEIYNTCKPFVIGTVKIIEKIVSILGIKTKINKITSPKEALYELGTMDVLEPENCDCDSIELGKVQAKAGEMSYAYIKKSIELGLNKEIDAVSTAPINKEAIRIAGVKYIGQTEIYQGLTNSEYALTMFSVRNLRVFFVSRHIALRDACDYASKEKVLEFVVNIDKELKKLKLKNPKIAVAALNPHGSDNGLFGTEEGEQLIPAVEAAKEMGINAVGPVPADSVFHLGLLGRYDAILSLYHDQGHIACKTLDFEKSITLTLGLPFIRSSVDHGTAFDIAGKGIAGHVSMMESTRLAAEYSKMMKNA
- the rpiB gene encoding ribose 5-phosphate isomerase B, producing the protein MKIAIGCDQNGYALKLELIKFLKEKNIEHIDFGCGEGETIYYPKVALKVSEEVAKGNFDRGILICGTGIGMAITANKVPGIRAAVCHDIYSAERAQKSNNAQIATFGAEVIGPSLAKYLLNIWLNCEFKDGRSTPKVELINEIDENFRKKI
- the fsa gene encoding fructose-6-phosphate aldolase — protein: MKLFIDTANVEEIRKANEMGVICGVTTNPSLIAKEGRDFKEVVKEITTIVDGPISAEVISLESEKMVEEARELVKIHKNIVIKIPMTIEGLKAVKVLSKENIKTNVTLIFSPGQALLAARAGATYVSPFLGRLDDIGMNGIELVEQISAIFKIHDIKTEIISASIRGPLHVINAAKAGSDIATVPYKVLIQMTKHPLTDIGIQRFLDDWKTVPNK
- a CDS encoding DeoR/GlpR family DNA-binding transcription regulator: MLAFERHNKILDLLYKNKKVTTQDLSRLIDVSACTIRNDLNKLEKDGLIKRIHGGAILPEAIQRDLSFPSRKSKNQIEKNAIGKSACDFIKNGQCLIIDASSTAISLAKYLNKTDLRITVITSGIYTALELKDNNNINVILVGGVVRPKSGALEGLLGKNLISQINADVAFVSARGFTLEEGLTEFNIYEGELKKFLISRSKKVVALLDSSKLEVSSISSFADSKKLDTIITDFNSPTNVLDKYRKYGINVIVAPKEDE
- a CDS encoding C-GCAxxG-C-C family (seleno)protein, with the protein product MNNASQFHKEGFNCAESIIKAFNRDNNLNIPVSIASPFGLGMAVQSTCGAVTGALMAMGSVKGRNESSVQNESRKIAKEIMNKVTEKYGTFECSKLKQKGVSCDEIIDYTYEILKDYAK